In the genome of Pediococcus claussenii ATCC BAA-344, one region contains:
- a CDS encoding L7Ae/L30e/S12e/Gadd45 family ribosomal protein: MLNSDISNYLGLMKKAQKIITGESLVLESIKKKKALLVLITSDMGSATRKKITDKCNFYKVMWIEVGSTLELSNAIGQKRSVIAITDRGFTNGLLKKIE; this comes from the coding sequence ATGCTAAATAGTGATATTAGTAATTATTTAGGATTGATGAAAAAGGCACAAAAAATTATCACTGGTGAATCGCTTGTACTAGAGTCCATTAAGAAGAAAAAGGCGTTATTAGTTTTAATTACTAGCGATATGGGGTCGGCTACTCGAAAAAAAATAACCGATAAATGTAATTTCTATAAAGTTATGTGGATAGAGGTTGGATCAACGTTAGAATTATCAAACGCAATTGGGCAAAAGCGAAGTGTCATCGCGATTACTGATAGAGGATTTACAAATGGATTATTAAAAAAAATAGAATAG
- the rnpM gene encoding RNase P modulator RnpM: protein MKTRKIPMRKDIVTNEMFPKRELVRVVKNKENEISIDATGKKPGRGAYIGLDVKIAQKAKKQRTFDKAFKIEVDDKFYDELIEYVDHQQARRELFGDAK, encoded by the coding sequence ATGAAGACTAGAAAAATTCCAATGCGAAAAGATATTGTTACCAACGAAATGTTTCCTAAAAGGGAATTAGTTCGTGTTGTTAAAAATAAGGAAAATGAGATTTCAATTGATGCGACAGGAAAAAAGCCTGGTCGTGGTGCATACATTGGTTTGGACGTAAAAATTGCTCAAAAAGCAAAGAAACAGCGTACCTTTGATAAAGCATTTAAAATTGAGGTAGATGATAAGTTTTACGATGAATTAATTGAGTATGTTGATCACCAACAAGCTCGTAGAGAGTTGTTCGGCGATGCTAAATAG
- the nusA gene encoding transcription termination factor NusA, protein MSKEMVTALDALEQEKGIKKEIVIDALEAALVSAYKRNYGQAQNVEVDFDEKKGDIHVYAVKKVVDQVEDDQLEVSLDEALTINKAYELDDEIKFEVTPKNFGRISAQTAKQVIMQRVREAERGVVYEKYSQYEDEIVTGEVSRRDNRYVYVDLGGVEAVMAKQDQIPGEQYEPHDHIKVYVTKVDDSGKGPQVYVSRSASGLLKRLFEQEVPEIYDGTVEIVSIAREAGDRAKVAVKSANPDIDPVGTSVGPRGQRVQTIVNELHGENMDIVEWVEDPAAYIANALNPAEVEDVLFDEEDERSCMVVVPDYQLSLAIGKRGQNARLAAKLTGYKIDIKSETDASEFFEEDENVDEAETEE, encoded by the coding sequence ATGAGTAAAGAAATGGTTACGGCCCTTGATGCTTTAGAACAAGAAAAGGGAATCAAAAAAGAAATAGTAATTGATGCTCTTGAAGCGGCTTTAGTTTCAGCATATAAAAGAAATTATGGTCAAGCGCAAAACGTCGAAGTTGACTTTGATGAAAAGAAAGGTGATATTCACGTATACGCAGTAAAAAAAGTAGTTGATCAAGTTGAAGATGATCAACTTGAGGTAAGTCTCGATGAAGCATTAACAATTAATAAGGCCTACGAACTAGATGACGAAATTAAATTTGAAGTAACACCTAAAAATTTTGGTAGGATCTCTGCTCAAACTGCGAAACAAGTTATTATGCAACGAGTTCGTGAAGCAGAACGTGGTGTTGTTTATGAAAAGTACAGTCAATATGAAGATGAGATTGTAACTGGTGAAGTATCTCGCCGTGATAATCGTTATGTTTATGTTGATTTAGGTGGTGTTGAGGCTGTCATGGCTAAACAAGACCAGATACCAGGTGAACAGTATGAACCACATGATCATATTAAAGTATATGTAACTAAAGTTGATGACAGTGGTAAGGGGCCTCAAGTGTATGTTTCAAGAAGTGCTTCTGGTTTGCTTAAACGTTTGTTTGAACAAGAAGTGCCTGAAATCTATGATGGAACTGTCGAGATTGTCTCAATTGCTCGTGAAGCCGGTGATCGTGCAAAGGTTGCCGTTAAATCCGCTAATCCAGATATTGATCCTGTTGGTACAAGTGTTGGACCAAGAGGACAACGGGTTCAGACTATCGTTAATGAATTGCATGGTGAGAATATGGATATCGTTGAATGGGTTGAGGATCCCGCGGCGTATATTGCGAATGCATTAAATCCTGCAGAAGTTGAAGACGTATTATTTGATGAAGAAGATGAACGTTCTTGTATGGTAGTTGTTCCTGATTATCAATTATCGTTGGCAATCGGAAAGCGCGGTCAAAATGCGCGTTTAGCTGCAAAATTAACTGGTTATAAGATTGACATTAAATCAGAGACGGATGCTTCAGAATTCTTTGAAGAAGATGAAAACGTTGATGAGGCCGAAACTGAAGAATAG
- the rimP gene encoding ribosome maturation factor RimP yields the protein MSSDVVETVTKMVTPIVNKHNFELVEVEFVKEGQSWFLRVYIDKPGGINIEECAMVSDELSEQLDEADPDPIPQAYFLEVSSPGAERPLKKIEDYENAVGDYIHISLYAPIDKKKVFEGDLISFDGKQITMDYMDKSRKKQLVVDLDKVAFARLAIKF from the coding sequence TTGAGTAGTGATGTTGTTGAGACAGTAACCAAAATGGTAACGCCCATAGTTAATAAGCATAATTTTGAATTAGTTGAAGTTGAATTTGTAAAAGAAGGCCAAAGTTGGTTCTTGAGGGTTTACATAGATAAACCAGGTGGAATTAACATTGAGGAATGTGCCATGGTCAGCGATGAATTAAGTGAACAGTTAGATGAGGCAGATCCTGATCCAATTCCCCAAGCCTATTTCTTGGAAGTGTCGTCACCTGGAGCAGAACGTCCGCTTAAAAAAATTGAGGACTACGAAAATGCTGTGGGAGACTATATTCATATTTCACTTTATGCACCAATTGATAAGAAAAAGGTATTTGAAGGTGATTTAATATCTTTTGATGGTAAGCAAATTACAATGGATTACATGGACAAATCACGAAAAAAGCAATTAGTTGTTGATTTAGACAAGGTTGCCTTTGCAAGGTTAGCAATTAAATTTTAG